One genomic region from Proteus vulgaris encodes:
- the bcp gene encoding thioredoxin-dependent thiol peroxidase — MNPLKAGEKAPQFSLPDQDGETINLSDFAGQRVLVYFYPKAMTPGCTTQACGLRDEMDALKKAKVEVLGISTDKSEKLSRFAEKEMLNFTLLSDEDHKIAEEFGIWGEKQFMGKTYDGIHRTTFLIDKNGVIEHVFDNFKTSNHHQVVLEYLAQHP; from the coding sequence ATGAACCCATTAAAAGCCGGTGAAAAGGCGCCTCAATTCAGTCTGCCCGACCAAGATGGAGAAACAATTAATTTATCTGATTTCGCTGGCCAACGTGTGCTCGTTTATTTTTACCCTAAAGCAATGACACCGGGTTGTACAACTCAAGCTTGTGGCTTACGTGATGAAATGGATGCACTAAAAAAAGCTAAAGTTGAAGTACTCGGCATCAGCACAGATAAATCAGAAAAACTTTCCCGTTTCGCTGAAAAAGAGATGCTAAATTTCACGTTGCTTTCGGATGAAGATCATAAGATTGCAGAAGAGTTTGGTATCTGGGGAGAAAAGCAATTTATGGGGAAAACTTACGATGGTATTCATCGTACAACATTCTTAATTGATAAAAATGGTGTTATCGAACACGTATTTGATAACTTTAAAACCAGTAATCACCATCAAGTCGTTCTCGAATATCTCGCTCAGCATCCATAA
- a CDS encoding AI-2E family transporter, whose translation MLDLLVQWYKRRFADPQVIALVVILIAGFSILYFFSGILAPLLVAIVLAYLLEWPTHLLEKLGCARIWAVSIILTLFIGISAIVILILAPTVWQQGMTLISDIPNMINKFNAFAHELPDRFPALMDAGIVDMMAENLRSKFSTVAESVLKVSLASLIGIITLSIYLILVPLMTFFLLKDKQQMLNAVRRVLPKNRILAAQVWIEVNQQITNYIRGKVTEMIIVGVFTYFVFAFFDLRYSVLLAVIVGVSVLVPYVGAVLATIPVIVIALSQWGLGSDFWALFIAYLVVQGLDSNLLVPILYSEAVNMHPLVIILSVIIFGGMWGFWGVFFAIPLATLIKAVLHALPDEIANEQHTKKN comes from the coding sequence ATGCTGGACTTGCTTGTTCAATGGTACAAACGCCGATTTGCTGATCCACAAGTTATCGCCCTTGTGGTCATTTTGATTGCCGGCTTTTCAATTCTGTATTTTTTCAGTGGCATACTTGCTCCTTTATTAGTGGCAATTGTGCTTGCTTATCTTTTAGAGTGGCCAACTCATTTACTTGAGAAATTAGGGTGCGCCCGTATATGGGCAGTATCGATAATTCTGACACTCTTTATTGGTATTAGTGCCATTGTTATTTTGATTTTAGCGCCAACTGTGTGGCAGCAAGGGATGACACTGATTTCAGATATCCCAAATATGATCAATAAGTTCAATGCATTTGCGCATGAATTACCGGATCGTTTCCCTGCATTAATGGATGCGGGTATTGTTGATATGATGGCAGAAAACTTACGCAGTAAGTTCTCAACGGTGGCTGAATCTGTATTAAAAGTGTCTTTAGCTTCGCTAATCGGAATTATTACACTGTCGATTTATCTTATTCTTGTGCCTTTAATGACGTTCTTCTTACTTAAAGATAAGCAACAGATGCTTAATGCGGTTCGTCGTGTTTTACCAAAAAACAGAATATTGGCAGCTCAAGTTTGGATTGAAGTTAACCAGCAAATTACCAATTATATTCGGGGCAAAGTAACCGAAATGATAATTGTGGGTGTTTTCACTTATTTTGTATTTGCTTTCTTCGACTTGCGCTACTCTGTATTACTTGCTGTGATCGTCGGCGTTTCTGTTTTAGTTCCTTATGTTGGTGCTGTTTTAGCAACAATTCCAGTTATTGTGATTGCATTATCTCAGTGGGGATTAGGCTCTGATTTCTGGGCGTTATTTATCGCTTATCTTGTTGTTCAAGGATTGGATAGCAATTTATTAGTACCAATTTTGTACTCTGAAGCTGTAAATATGCACCCTTTAGTTATTATATTGTCGGTGATTATATTCGGTGGAATGTGGGGATTTTGGGGCGTATTCTTTGCGATACCATTAGCAACGCTGATAAAAGCAGTATTGCATGCATTACCCGATGAAATTGCGAATGAGCAACATACAAAGAAAAACTGA
- the purC gene encoding phosphoribosylaminoimidazolesuccinocarboxamide synthase, giving the protein MQKKAELYRGKAKTVYATESSDFLILEFRNDTSALDGQRIEQFDRKGMVNNKFNHFIMNKLEEAGIPTQMERLLSDNEVLVKKLDMVPVECVIRNRAAGSLVKRLGIEEGTLLNPPIFDLFLKDDARHDPMVNESYCETFGWVSKENLAEMKRLSYKANDVLSELFDKAGLILVDFKLEFGLFHGKVVLGDEFSPDGSRLWDKNTLDKMDKDRFRQSLGGLIEAYEEVARRIGVSLD; this is encoded by the coding sequence ATGCAGAAAAAAGCTGAGTTGTATCGTGGAAAAGCCAAAACGGTCTATGCCACTGAATCTTCTGATTTTCTTATCCTTGAATTCAGAAATGATACATCAGCGTTAGATGGCCAACGTATTGAACAGTTTGATCGTAAAGGCATGGTAAATAATAAATTTAACCATTTCATTATGAATAAACTGGAAGAAGCGGGTATCCCAACGCAGATGGAACGTTTGCTTTCTGATAATGAAGTGCTAGTAAAAAAACTCGATATGGTACCTGTTGAATGTGTTATCCGTAATCGTGCAGCGGGATCATTAGTCAAACGTTTAGGTATCGAAGAAGGTACACTTTTAAACCCACCAATCTTTGATTTATTCTTAAAAGATGATGCTCGTCATGATCCTATGGTCAATGAATCTTACTGTGAAACCTTTGGTTGGGTGTCTAAAGAAAACCTCGCAGAAATGAAACGTTTGAGCTATAAAGCAAACGATGTCCTTAGCGAACTCTTTGATAAAGCAGGACTTATTTTAGTCGATTTTAAACTTGAGTTTGGTCTATTTCATGGCAAAGTGGTATTAGGTGATGAATTCTCTCCTGATGGAAGCCGTCTATGGGATAAAAATACCTTAGATAAAATGGATAAAGACCGTTTCCGTCAAAGCTTAGGCGGATTAATTGAAGCATACGAAGAAGTTGCACGTCGAATCGGTGTTTCTTTAGACTAA
- a CDS encoding phosphatase PAP2 family protein: MSAGDMIIHLILSGILIVGVYQFYFFTQRYTLREVKVINSPIDEKIPFWPWWSWIYSFLYYPAILYLNWIIQDSRQFIMIVFSYIVLLVMQMFFFVVFPVATPAHWRTLNPGKTASEKFLKFVQYFDDSSNCFPSMHVSVATLTACLAYATLGPWVFLFPLFIALSCMFTKQHYLIDLPAGALLGWFAYEIYCYII; encoded by the coding sequence ATGAGTGCAGGTGATATGATTATTCACTTGATATTAAGTGGGATACTTATTGTAGGTGTTTATCAATTTTATTTTTTTACTCAACGATATACATTGAGAGAAGTGAAAGTTATTAACTCACCGATTGATGAAAAAATTCCTTTCTGGCCATGGTGGTCATGGATCTATAGCTTTTTATATTATCCTGCAATTTTATACCTCAACTGGATCATTCAAGACTCAAGACAATTCATTATGATTGTTTTTAGTTATATTGTTTTGTTAGTCATGCAAATGTTTTTCTTTGTTGTGTTCCCTGTTGCAACTCCAGCACATTGGCGCACATTAAACCCAGGAAAAACAGCGTCAGAGAAATTTCTTAAGTTTGTTCAGTATTTTGATGATTCCTCAAACTGCTTCCCTAGTATGCACGTTTCCGTTGCAACACTCACCGCATGTCTTGCTTATGCAACCTTAGGGCCTTGGGTTTTCTTATTCCCATTATTTATCGCATTATCTTGCATGTTTACGAAACAACATTACTTAATTGATTTACCTGCAGGTGCTTTATTAGGCTGGTTTGCTTATGAGATCTACTGTTACATTATTTAA
- the bamC gene encoding outer membrane protein assembly factor BamC, with product MATLLHKSKIMKVAGLSLVVLLAACSSDQRYKRQVSGDESYLETAGLKNLAIPAGMVLPLQNGEYDIPTPKKTEPVGLALDIRPPTQALNLLSGSRSENNADNSRLLLPNSPENTTLYEQISSILKEKGVAIAKSDAGQKEIHTDWITWLRADENVPFQTRQRLVIAQSGNVISLTVTNEGLRQGETEMTDPAEVKRYNILMLNELVDGLNRMRNLSENTASSSLQGIIDVQSGSDNAGLPVIIVRAPFDVVWDRLPIALESVGMKMGDRTRSKGSIEVTYKGMSSANWSALGVDRPTVEEADYKLQVGDLNNRSSLQFISDKGKPLTQSQNDQMVAALKAAFSKPVK from the coding sequence ATGGCAACACTATTGCATAAATCAAAGATTATGAAAGTCGCGGGTCTGTCGCTGGTGGTTTTACTGGCAGCCTGTTCAAGTGATCAGCGCTATAAACGTCAGGTCAGTGGTGATGAGTCTTATTTAGAGACGGCAGGGCTAAAGAATTTAGCAATTCCGGCGGGTATGGTGTTGCCTTTGCAAAATGGGGAATATGACATTCCAACCCCTAAAAAAACTGAACCTGTTGGTTTAGCGCTTGATATTCGCCCACCAACTCAAGCACTGAATCTGTTAAGTGGTTCACGCAGTGAAAATAATGCAGATAACAGTCGTTTGTTATTACCAAATTCACCTGAAAATACAACACTATATGAGCAAATTAGCTCTATCTTAAAAGAGAAAGGTGTTGCGATTGCCAAAAGTGATGCAGGGCAAAAAGAGATCCACACTGATTGGATCACATGGTTACGTGCAGATGAAAACGTACCTTTCCAAACACGTCAGCGTTTAGTGATTGCTCAGTCAGGTAATGTTATTTCGTTAACAGTGACTAATGAAGGTTTACGCCAAGGCGAAACTGAGATGACTGATCCGGCTGAGGTGAAGCGTTACAATATTTTAATGCTTAACGAATTGGTTGATGGCTTAAACCGTATGCGTAATTTAAGCGAAAATACGGCAAGCAGTAGCTTACAAGGTATTATCGATGTCCAAAGTGGCAGTGATAATGCGGGCCTTCCAGTGATTATCGTTCGTGCACCATTTGATGTAGTTTGGGATAGATTACCAATCGCATTAGAAAGTGTTGGTATGAAGATGGGTGATCGCACACGTTCTAAAGGTTCAATTGAAGTAACCTATAAAGGAATGAGCAGTGCGAACTGGAGTGCGTTAGGTGTTGATAGACCAACTGTTGAAGAAGCGGATTATAAATTACAAGTCGGCGATTTAAATAACCGCAGTAGTTTACAATTTATCAGTGATAAAGGTAAACCATTAACACAATCACAAAATGATCAAATGGTTGCTGCACTGAAAGCTGCTTTTAGTAAGCCTGTTAAATAA
- the dapA gene encoding 4-hydroxy-tetrahydrodipicolinate synthase gives MVNNEFNFTGSMVALVTPMDAKGNVDRVSLRKLVDYHVNAGSAAIVSVGTTGESATLSHDEHVDVVLMTLDMADGRIPVIAGTGANATSEAVWFTQQFENKGIAGCLSVTPYYNKPSQEGLYQHFKAISESTALPQILYNVPGRTGCDLLPVTVARLAKLDNIVAIKEATGNLSRVSQIQELVNDDSFILLSGDDASSLDFMQLGGHGVISVTANVAASEMVELCRLANAGEFAKARELNRRLMDLHHQLFVEPNPIPAKWACQRIGLIEDATLRLPMTPLTSSGQQIVEKALLTAGIL, from the coding sequence ATGGTGAATAACGAATTTAATTTTACAGGCAGTATGGTGGCATTGGTTACACCAATGGACGCAAAAGGCAATGTTGACCGGGTTAGTTTACGTAAATTAGTTGACTATCATGTTAATGCAGGCAGTGCCGCAATAGTTTCTGTTGGTACAACAGGAGAATCTGCAACATTAAGTCATGACGAGCATGTTGATGTTGTTCTGATGACATTAGATATGGCTGATGGGCGTATTCCTGTGATTGCTGGTACGGGTGCTAATGCAACATCTGAAGCAGTCTGGTTCACACAACAGTTTGAAAATAAAGGTATTGCAGGTTGTTTAAGTGTTACACCTTATTATAATAAACCTTCACAAGAAGGGTTATATCAGCACTTTAAAGCGATTTCTGAAAGCACAGCATTACCACAAATCCTGTATAATGTGCCGGGTCGCACTGGATGCGATTTATTGCCTGTAACAGTTGCACGTTTAGCCAAGTTGGATAATATTGTGGCAATTAAAGAGGCGACAGGGAACTTAAGTCGTGTTAGTCAAATCCAAGAGTTGGTTAATGATGATAGTTTTATCTTATTAAGTGGCGATGACGCATCATCATTAGACTTTATGCAACTTGGCGGTCATGGTGTTATTTCGGTTACTGCTAACGTTGCAGCGTCAGAGATGGTAGAATTATGTCGATTAGCAAATGCGGGTGAGTTTGCAAAAGCACGTGAACTTAATCGACGTCTGATGGACTTACATCATCAGTTATTTGTTGAACCTAATCCAATCCCAGCTAAATGGGCGTGTCAACGTATTGGATTGATTGAAGACGCCACATTGCGCTTACCTATGACTCCGTTGACATCATCAGGTCAGCAAATTGTTGAGAAAGCGCTGTTAACAGCGGGAATACTGTAA
- a CDS encoding tetratricopeptide repeat protein, whose protein sequence is MKLRLKKPLVALLVSALLSTSVVPAQAAIDIEDSLPDMGTTAGSTLSINQEIAMGDYYTRQLRNSAPLVFDPLLSNYINNLGQKLVSNASSVKTPFHFYLVNNPNINAFAYFGGNIVLHSALFRYSRTESELASVMAHEITHVTQRHLARMLEDQAKTTPLALAGVLGSILIFMANPNAGLATFTGSMAGMQQNMITFTQMNEQEADRIGIQTLYRAGFDPKGMPDFMQILADQVRYSSKPPEMLLTHPLPDSRLSDARSRASQFPARQVPQSADFLFAKMRVLTMLTKNPTSENALQTILDQFKQGTALEKSAANYALVLIYSRDRKFDDARKLLTPMLEREPNNIWLIDAMTDIDLEQNRASDAVARLQQALKQKPNNNVLIANLANSYIHNKQYNEANRLLYRYTFDNPNDPIGWQLMAENSAKQGDRAHELAAYAEDLALRGDFETAIRYLGDASRQVKLGSNDQARFDARIDQLRKIQQRDSQFK, encoded by the coding sequence ATGAAACTCAGACTTAAAAAACCATTAGTCGCGCTTCTTGTTTCTGCGTTGCTATCAACATCAGTAGTGCCTGCTCAGGCTGCGATTGATATTGAAGACTCTTTACCTGATATGGGAACCACCGCAGGTTCAACATTAAGCATCAATCAAGAAATCGCTATGGGTGATTACTATACTCGCCAACTGCGAAATAGTGCACCATTAGTTTTTGACCCATTACTTTCTAACTATATTAATAATTTAGGACAAAAACTCGTTTCGAACGCCAGTTCAGTCAAAACTCCTTTTCACTTTTATTTAGTTAACAACCCCAATATTAACGCCTTTGCTTATTTTGGGGGAAACATTGTTTTGCATTCCGCACTCTTTCGATATAGCCGAACAGAAAGTGAATTAGCCTCTGTTATGGCTCACGAAATCACACACGTTACTCAACGACATTTAGCACGAATGCTTGAAGATCAGGCTAAAACAACGCCCCTTGCTCTTGCTGGTGTATTAGGTTCTATTCTGATATTTATGGCAAACCCGAATGCAGGTCTTGCAACCTTTACAGGTAGTATGGCGGGTATGCAGCAAAATATGATCACGTTCACGCAAATGAACGAGCAAGAAGCAGACCGTATCGGAATACAGACACTCTATCGTGCAGGATTTGATCCCAAAGGGATGCCGGACTTTATGCAAATTCTTGCTGACCAAGTACGATATAGCTCTAAACCGCCTGAAATGTTATTAACGCACCCCTTACCAGATAGCCGTTTATCCGATGCAAGAAGTCGAGCAAGTCAATTTCCTGCTCGACAGGTTCCACAGTCAGCTGATTTTCTGTTTGCTAAAATGCGTGTATTAACCATGTTGACGAAAAATCCAACATCAGAGAATGCATTACAAACGATACTTGATCAGTTTAAGCAAGGTACAGCTCTTGAAAAGTCAGCTGCAAATTATGCGCTAGTACTTATCTATTCTCGTGATCGTAAATTTGATGACGCAAGAAAACTGCTCACTCCGATGTTAGAAAGAGAGCCGAATAATATTTGGCTTATTGATGCCATGACCGATATCGATTTAGAACAAAACCGTGCAAGCGATGCGGTTGCAAGATTACAACAGGCATTGAAGCAAAAACCCAATAACAATGTCCTTATTGCCAACTTAGCTAACTCATATATACATAATAAGCAATATAACGAAGCAAACCGCCTGCTTTATCGTTATACCTTTGATAACCCAAACGATCCTATCGGCTGGCAATTAATGGCAGAAAATTCAGCTAAACAAGGTGATAGAGCTCATGAATTAGCCGCTTATGCGGAAGATTTGGCCCTAAGAGGTGACTTTGAAACGGCAATTCGTTATTTAGGTGATGCAAGCCGACAAGTCAAATTAGGCAGTAACGATCAAGCTCGCTTTGATGCTCGCATAGACCAATTAAGAAAAATTCAGCAAAGAGACAGTCAATTTAAATAA
- a CDS encoding glycine cleavage system transcriptional repressor, which produces MPIPDKHFLVITALGADRPGIVDTITQLVSQCGCNIEDSRLAMFGQEFTFIMLLSGGWNAIAQLEALLPIKSAELDLLTVMKRTTNGAPITYPSTIAAKVDIEDAPGIVERFTNLFSQHNFNLAELISKTHPSEDGSPARLEIQITAHNPLDDHGLVINEKFNQLCTELNAQGTISIVNSLMMKQ; this is translated from the coding sequence TTGCCCATACCTGATAAACATTTTCTCGTCATTACTGCATTAGGTGCTGACCGTCCTGGTATTGTTGATACCATTACACAATTAGTCAGCCAATGCGGATGTAATATCGAGGACAGCCGACTTGCGATGTTTGGTCAAGAGTTTACGTTTATCATGCTACTTTCAGGTGGCTGGAACGCTATCGCACAATTAGAAGCGTTGCTGCCCATTAAAAGTGCGGAACTGGATTTATTGACCGTAATGAAAAGAACCACCAATGGTGCGCCGATCACCTATCCTTCAACAATCGCAGCAAAAGTTGATATTGAAGATGCACCCGGTATTGTAGAACGCTTTACTAATCTATTTAGCCAACATAATTTTAATCTTGCTGAATTAATCTCTAAAACACACCCGTCAGAAGATGGCTCACCTGCCCGTTTAGAAATACAAATTACGGCGCATAATCCATTAGATGATCATGGTCTTGTTATTAATGAGAAATTTAATCAATTATGTACAGAGCTGAACGCTCAAGGCACAATAAGTATCGTAAATAGTCTGATGATGAAACAGTAA
- the arsC gene encoding arsenate reductase (glutaredoxin) (This arsenate reductase requires both glutathione and glutaredoxin to convert arsenate to arsenite, after which the efflux transporter formed by ArsA and ArsB can extrude the arsenite from the cell, providing resistance.), protein MTKKVTIYHNPRCSKSRETLHLLEEIQITPNVIHYLDTAPSVEELKTLLNALGFNDARELMRTKEEIYKTLKLADETSQDVLIQAMHENPKLIERPIVVVGNKARLGRPPEQVKELFN, encoded by the coding sequence ATGACCAAGAAAGTGACGATTTATCATAATCCACGCTGTTCAAAAAGCCGTGAAACCTTACATTTACTAGAAGAAATACAAATAACACCTAATGTTATTCACTATCTAGATACAGCACCTTCTGTTGAGGAACTTAAAACACTGCTCAACGCATTAGGTTTTAATGACGCAAGAGAATTAATGCGCACAAAAGAAGAAATTTATAAAACACTAAAACTGGCTGATGAAACATCACAAGATGTATTAATTCAAGCAATGCATGAAAACCCTAAACTTATTGAACGCCCTATTGTGGTTGTAGGTAATAAAGCCCGTTTAGGCCGCCCTCCAGAGCAAGTGAAAGAACTGTTTAATTAA